The following proteins are encoded in a genomic region of Glycine max cultivar Williams 82 chromosome 18, Glycine_max_v4.0, whole genome shotgun sequence:
- the LOC100810878 gene encoding fasciclin-like arabinogalactan protein 1 translates to MQLLRAVLAAALLLLATLSDAHNITTILSKHPEFSTFNHYLTLTHLAPEINGKTTITVCAVDNAAMSDLLSKHPSIYTIKNILSLHVLLDYFGAKKLHQITNGTALAATMYQATGSAPGSAGFVNITDLHGGKVGFGAENNDGTLSSTFVKSVEEIPYNISVIQISKVLPSAAAEAPAPAPTQQNLTNIMSKHGCKVFADALSAQPDALNTFNDNLDGGLTVFCPLDDAFKAFLPKFKNLTKSGKVALLEFHGVPVYQSKATLKSNNGLQNTLATDGANKFDFTVQNDGEDVTLKTKLTTAKITDTLIDEQPLAIFAISKVLQPKELFKGEAEAPAPAPEPSAADAPAPAKKGKKKKKAADAPADDSDAPADSPDDAADVTADDSNGAVKTNGGRYGGGVVALALGLVLGLPLVL, encoded by the coding sequence ATGCAGCTCCTCCGGGCGGTGCTCGCGGCGGCGCTGCTCCTCCTCGCCACTCTCTCCGACGCCCACAACATCACAACCATCCTCTCAAAGCACCCTGAGTTCTCCACCTTCAACCACTACCTGACCCTGACCCACCTGGCCCCGGAAATCAACGGCAAAACCACCATCACCGTCTGCGCCGTGGACAACGCCGCCATGTCGGACCTCCTCAGCAAGCACCCCTCCATTTACACCATCAAGAACATCCTCTCCCTCCACGTCCTCCTCGACTACTTCGGCGCCAAGAAGCTCCACCAGATCACCAACGGCACCGCCCTCGCCGCCACCATGTACCAGGCCACCGGCAGCGCTCCCGGATCCGCCGGCTTCGTCAACATCACCGACCTCCACGGCGGAAAGGTCGGCTTCGGCGCCGAAAACAACGACGGCACACTCTCCTCAACTTTCGTCAAATCCGTAGAAGAAATCCCTTACAACATCTCAGTAATCCAGATCAGCAAAGTTCTCCCCTCTGCCGCAGCGGAAGCCCCTGCACCCGCACCCACCCAACAAAACCTCACCAACATTATGTCAAAACACGGATGCAAGGTCTTCGCCGACGCTCTCTCTGCTCAACCCGACGCGCTTAACACCTTCAATGACAACCTCGATGGGGGCTTAACCGTCTTTTGCCCCCTCGACGACGCGTTCAAAGCGTTTCTCCCCAAATTCAAAAACCTAACCAAATCCGGTAAGGTCGCGCTTCTCGAATTCCACGGTGTTCCGGTTTACCAGTCCAAAGCCACTCTCAAATCCAACAACGGACTTCAGAACACTCTCGCCACTGATGGCGCTAACAAGTTCGACTTCACTGTTCAGAACGACGGTGAAGATGTTACTCTGAAAACGAAGCTCACCACTGCGAAGATCACCGACACGTTGATTGACGAACAGCCTCTCGCGATTTTCGCTATTAGTAAGGTGCTTCAGCCCAAGGAGCTGTTTAAGGGTGAGGCGGAGGCTCCGGCGCCTGCGCCGGAGCCTTCTGCCGCCGACGCTCCTGCGCCGGCGAAgaaggggaagaagaagaagaaggcggCTGATGCGCCGGCGGATGATTCTGATGCTCCTGCTGATTCTCCCGATGATGCTGCTGATGTGACCGCCGATGACAGTAACGGCGCCGTTAAAACTAACGGCGGGAGGTACGGTGGTGGTGTTGTTGCCTTGGCTTTAGGTTTGGTTTTGGGGTTACCGTTAGTGCTGTGA
- the LOC102663175 gene encoding uncharacterized protein, translated as MFNATEIAWGFPKFIPLDELCDSSSGFIVNDTCIIEVQILVSKSEQDNQVNQQINKIDNNHDIDKPIKHTDNFLPKETLTTSFGELVDFRGLGKIEQVFVPLLEEVCSRHPSLIDSQQKRSGRFVEWAFTALGRVLHFLKTKKVKDMNGDACNHLQILWEELKMFRFDLTWLEPHVQSALGMKTCIERSVQMKRMGEDVTALEMETKRLKAKMIEAEVNLEIARRNLMKEKEGFEECDLDAELGYGRP; from the coding sequence ATGTTCAATGCAACAGAAATTGCTTGGGGTTTTCCAAAATTCATACCCTTAGATGAACTTTGTGACTCTAGCAGTGGGTTTATTGTGAATGATACCTGTATAATTGAAGTTCAGATTTTGGTTAGCAAGTCAGAACAGGATAATCAAGTAAACCAACAAATTAACAAGATTGATAATAATCATGATATTGATAAGCCTATTAAACACACGGACAATTTCTTACCCAAGGAAACGCTCACAACCTCATTTGGTGAGCTAGTCGATTTTCGGGGTTTAGGGAAAATAGAGCAAGTTTTTGTTCCATTGTTAGAAGAAGTATGTTCTCGACATCCCTCACTCATTGACAGTCAGCAGAAAAGAAGTGGCAGGTTTGTTGAATGGGCATTCACAGCTTTGGGTCGAGTTCTACATTTTCTCAAGACTAAAAAGGTGAAAGATATGAATGGTGATGCTTGCAatcatcttcaaattttatGGGAGGAGCTGAAGatgtttagatttgatttgacttGGCTGGAACCTCATGTTCAATCTGCCTTGGGTATGAAAACTTGTATTGAAAGATCTGTTCAGATGAAAAGGATGGGGGAGGATGTGACTGCTTTAGAGATGGAAACAAAGAGGTTGAAGGCAAAGATGATTGAAGCAGAGGTAAACCTTGAAATAGCAAGAAGAAacttaatgaaagaaaaagaaggctTTGAAGAGTGTGATTTGGATGCTGAACTGGGATATGGACGACCATAA
- the LOC100811418 gene encoding 4-coumarate--CoA ligase-like 1, with product MGTYVENFASEEEHVFRSQHSPVPVPDNVTLPEFVLQNAELYADKVAFVDAVTGKGVTFSEVVTGVHRFSKALRTLGLRKGHVVIVVLPNVVEYAIVALGIMAAGGVFSGANPTSHVSEIKKQAESADAKLIVTNVTNYEKVKALELPIILLGDEVVEGAMNWNKLLEAADRAGDDLTKEPIQQNDLCAMPFSSGTTGMSKGVMLTHRNLVANLCSTLFGVTKEMEGLVTTLGLIPFFHIYGITGICCATLKSKGKVVVMGRFELKTFLNALITHEVTFAPIVPPIILTLVKNPIVDEFDLSKLKLQAIMTAAAPLAPELLNAFEHKFPGVAVQEAYGLTEHSCITLTYAQKGLGSTHRNSVGFILPNLEVKFVDPDTGRSLPRNTPGELCVRSQCVMQGYYKQEDETAQTIDKNGWLHTGDIGFIDDEENVFIIDRIKELIKYKGFQVAPAELEAILLSHSSVEDAAVVPLPDEEAGEIPAASVVLSPGEKESEEDIMNYVASNAAHYKKVRVVHFVEAIPKSPSGKIMRRLVKERMVEKMKTESLTKSKNI from the exons ATGGGAACCTATGTGGAAAATTTCGCAAGTGAGGAGGAACATGTCTTTCGTAGCCAACACTCACCTGTTCCTGTCCCTGACAACGTGACATTGCCGGAATTTGTGCTCCAAAATGCTGAATTGTATGCTGATAAGGTTGCATTTGTGGATGCTGTGACCGGAAAAGGGGTTACTTTTAGTGAGGTGGTGACGGGTGTACACAGGTTTTCTAAGGCCTTAAGAACTCTTGGTCTGAGGAAAGGGCATGTTGTGATTGTAGTGCTTCCAAATGTGGTAGAGTATGCCATTGTTGCTTTGGGGATAATGGCTGCTGGTGGGGTGTTCTCAGGTGCAAATCCAACATCACATGTATCAGAAATTAAGAAACAGGCAGAGTCTGCTGATGCCAAATTGATTGTCACAAATGTCACAAACTATGAAAAG GTAAAGGCTTTGGAGCTACCTATTATTTTGCTAGGAGATGAAGTTGTTGAAGGTGCCATGAATTGGAACAAGTTGCTTGAAGCAGCAGACCGTGCAGGGGATGATTTGACAAAGGAGCCTATTCAGCAGAATGATCTTTGTGCCATGCCATTCTCATCAGGCACCACAGGAATGTCAAAGGGTGTGATGCTCACTCATAGAAATCTAGTGGCCAATCTTTGCTCTACACTCTTTGGTGTGACCAAAGAAATGGAGGGTCTGGTCACCACACTAGGCTTGATTCCCTTCTTTCACATTTATGGCATCACAGGAATATGTTGTGCCACTCTTAAGAGCAAAGGGAAAGTTGTGGTGATGGGAAGGTTTGAGTTGAAAACTTTTCTCAATGCCTTGATCACACATGAGGTCACATTTGCACCCATTGTGCCCCCTATCATTCTCACCTTGGTGAAAAATCCAATAGTGGATGAATTTGACCTCAGCAAGCTAAAACTCCAGGCCATTATGACTGCAGCAGCTCCACTTGCACCAGAACTCCTTAATGCTTTTGAACATAAGTTCCCTGGCGTTGCTGTCCAAGAG GCATATGGACTAACTGAGCATAGCTGCATCACCCTCACTTATGCACAAAAAGGATTGGGAAGTACTCATAGAAACTCAGTGGGGTTCATCCTCCCAAATTTGGAAGTTAAGTTTGTTGATCCTGACACTGGTCGATCCCTCCCAAGGAACACACCTGGGGAACTCTGTGTAAGAAGCCAATGTGTGATGCAAG GTTACTATAAACAGGAGGATGAGACTGCCCAAACCATTGACAAGAATGGATGGCTTCACACAGGTGACATTGGATTCATAGATGATGAAGAAAATGTATTTATCATTGATCGTATCAAGGAGTTGATTAAGTACAAAGGCTTCCAA GTTGCTCCTGCAGAGTTAGAGGCCATTTTGCTGAGTCATTCATCAGTTGAAGATGCAGCTGTGGTGCC ATTACCAGATGAAGAGGCTGGGGAAATCCCAGCTGCAAGTGTTGTTTTGAGCCCAGGTGAAAAAGAGAGTGAGGAGGACATCATGAACTATGTTGCCTCCAATGCTGCACATTACAAGAAAGTGAGAGTGGTGCACTTTGTGGAAGCCATACCAAAGTCACCCTCTGGGAAAATCATGAGGAGGCTTGTCAAAGAGAGGATGGTGGAAAAGATGAAGACAGAGTCCTTAACAAAATCTAAGAATATCTAA